In one Sphingomonas hankookensis genomic region, the following are encoded:
- the rpmC gene encoding 50S ribosomal protein L29, with product MTKATDLRAKSDDQLVEELSSLKREAFNLRFQAATSQLEKPTRVKEVRRDIARIKTLQGERSRSSDK from the coding sequence ATGACGAAGGCAACCGATCTTCGCGCCAAGAGCGACGACCAGCTGGTCGAGGAACTGTCGAGCCTGAAGCGTGAGGCGTTCAACCTCCGCTTCCAGGCGGCGACCAGCCAGCTGGAAAAGCCGACCCGCGTGAAGGAAGTCCGTCGCGACATCGCGCGGATCAAGACGCTGCAGGGCGAGCGTTCGCGCTCGTCCGACAAGTAA
- a CDS encoding 50S ribosomal protein L23: MAKQQQAIDIRHYDVVLAPHITEKATMLSEHNAVVFKVANKASKPEIKAAVEALFNVTVTGVNTIVTKGKTKKWKGAPYTRSDFKKAIVTLAEGQSIDITEGAK, encoded by the coding sequence ATGGCTAAGCAGCAGCAGGCGATCGACATCCGTCACTATGACGTGGTGCTCGCGCCGCACATCACCGAAAAGGCGACGATGCTCTCCGAGCATAACGCGGTCGTCTTCAAGGTCGCGAACAAGGCGTCGAAGCCGGAGATCAAGGCAGCGGTCGAAGCGCTGTTCAACGTCACCGTCACCGGCGTGAACACGATCGTGACCAAGGGCAAGACCAAGAAGTGGAAGGGCGCGCCCTACACTCGCTCGGACTTCAAGAAGGCGATCGTGACGCTGGCCGAAGGCCAGTCGATCGACATTACCGAGGGGGCCAAGTAA
- the rpsS gene encoding 30S ribosomal protein S19 yields MARSVWKGPFVDLNLLKKAEVAQDAGTRAGPIKTWSRRSTILPQFVGLTFNVYNGRKFVPVSVNEDMVGMKLGEFAPTRFFPGHAADKKGKR; encoded by the coding sequence ATGGCTCGTTCCGTATGGAAGGGTCCGTTCGTGGACCTCAACCTGCTGAAGAAGGCAGAAGTGGCGCAGGACGCCGGCACCCGTGCCGGCCCGATCAAGACCTGGTCGCGCCGCTCGACCATTCTCCCGCAGTTCGTCGGCCTGACGTTCAACGTCTATAACGGCCGCAAGTTCGTGCCGGTTTCGGTCAACGAAGACATGGTGGGCATGAAGCTCGGCGAGTTCGCTCCGACGCGCTTCTTCCCCGGCCACGCCGCCGACAAGAAGGGCAAGCGCTGA
- the rplE gene encoding 50S ribosomal protein L5, giving the protein MADKYTPRMKSIYDDRIVKAMTEKFGYKNALEVPRIEKIVLNMGVGEATQDKKKVEQASSEMELIAGQKPVVTKAKKSIAQFKLREGMAIGCKVTLRRERMYEFLDRFITIALPRVRDFRGLNPKSFDGRGNYACGIKEQIVFPEINYDRIDKVRGMDVIVTTTAKTDDEARELLRLFGFPFPQEAEAEEKKAA; this is encoded by the coding sequence ATGGCTGATAAGTACACGCCGCGCATGAAGTCGATCTATGACGATCGCATCGTGAAGGCGATGACCGAGAAGTTCGGTTACAAGAACGCGCTCGAAGTGCCCCGGATCGAAAAGATCGTCCTGAACATGGGCGTGGGCGAGGCGACGCAGGACAAGAAGAAGGTCGAGCAGGCCAGCTCCGAAATGGAGCTGATCGCGGGCCAGAAGCCTGTCGTCACCAAGGCGAAGAAGTCGATTGCGCAGTTCAAGCTGCGTGAAGGCATGGCGATCGGCTGCAAGGTCACGCTGCGCCGTGAGCGGATGTACGAATTCCTCGATCGCTTCATCACCATCGCGCTCCCCCGCGTCCGCGACTTTCGTGGCCTGAACCCGAAGTCGTTCGACGGCCGTGGCAACTATGCCTGCGGCATCAAGGAACAGATCGTGTTCCCCGAAATCAACTATGACCGCATCGACAAGGTGCGCGGCATGGATGTGATCGTGACCACCACCGCCAAGACCGACGACGAAGCTCGCGAGCTTCTGCGTCTGTTCGGTTTCCCCTTCCCGCAGGAAGCGGAAGCCGAGGAAAAGAAGGCGGCCTAA
- the rpsC gene encoding 30S ribosomal protein S3: MGHKSNPIGLRLQINRTWDSRWYAEGADYGRLLLEDLKIRQYIMKTLPQAAISKVVIERPAKLCRISIFAARPGVIIGKKGTDIEKLRKKLGTMTGSDVSLNIVEIRKPEIDAKLVALGIADQLERRIAFRRAMKRAVQSAMRLGADGIRVACGGRLGGAEIARSEGYREGRVPLHTLRANLDYAEAEAHTAYGVCGVKVWIFKGEILGHDPMAQDRLMMEAQTSGVRPARDDHRR, translated from the coding sequence ATGGGTCACAAGTCCAATCCCATCGGTCTGCGTCTGCAGATCAACCGCACCTGGGACAGCCGTTGGTATGCCGAAGGCGCCGACTATGGCCGTCTGCTGCTGGAGGATCTGAAGATCCGCCAGTACATCATGAAGACGCTGCCGCAGGCCGCGATCTCCAAGGTGGTCATCGAGCGTCCGGCCAAGCTGTGCCGCATCTCGATCTTCGCAGCCCGTCCGGGCGTGATCATCGGCAAGAAGGGCACCGACATCGAAAAGCTTCGCAAGAAGCTGGGCACGATGACGGGCTCGGACGTGTCGCTGAACATCGTTGAAATCCGCAAGCCGGAAATCGACGCGAAGCTCGTCGCGCTGGGCATTGCCGACCAGCTCGAGCGTCGTATCGCCTTCCGCCGCGCCATGAAGCGTGCGGTGCAGTCGGCGATGCGCCTGGGTGCCGACGGCATCCGCGTCGCTTGCGGCGGTCGTCTGGGCGGTGCGGAAATCGCCCGTTCGGAAGGCTATCGCGAAGGTCGCGTTCCGCTGCACACGCTGCGCGCGAACCTCGACTATGCCGAGGCCGAAGCGCACACCGCGTATGGCGTCTGCGGCGTCAAGGTCTGGATCTTCAAGGGTGAGATCCTCGGCCACGACCCGATGGCGCAGGACCGGCTGATGATGGAGGCCCAGACCTCCGGCGTGCGCCCCGCGCGCGACGATCACCGCCGCTAA
- the rplD gene encoding 50S ribosomal protein L4, which translates to MKVKVQTLDAVESGDIELNDEVFGLDPRADILHRVVTWQLEKRRGTARGTRERADVARSGKKLGRQKGGGVARHGDRRAPVFIGGGKAHGARVRDFNPGLNKKVRALGLKMALSSHAKAGSLVVLDGLTVEDGKTKALTGNLSKLGFGKTALVIDGDAVETTFALAARNLRQVNVLPAGGANVYDILKHDTLVLTRAAVEKLEARFNG; encoded by the coding sequence ATGAAGGTCAAGGTACAGACCCTCGACGCCGTCGAAAGCGGCGATATCGAGCTGAACGACGAGGTGTTCGGCCTCGATCCGCGTGCGGACATCCTGCACCGGGTCGTGACCTGGCAGCTCGAAAAGCGTCGCGGCACCGCCCGCGGCACCCGCGAGCGCGCCGATGTCGCGCGTTCGGGCAAGAAGCTGGGTCGCCAGAAGGGCGGCGGTGTCGCCCGTCACGGCGATCGTCGCGCGCCGGTGTTCATCGGCGGTGGTAAGGCGCACGGTGCCCGCGTCCGCGACTTCAACCCGGGCCTGAACAAGAAGGTTCGTGCACTGGGTCTGAAGATGGCGCTGTCGAGCCATGCCAAGGCGGGTTCGCTGGTGGTCCTGGACGGCCTGACCGTCGAGGACGGCAAGACCAAGGCGCTGACCGGCAACCTGTCGAAGCTGGGCTTCGGCAAGACCGCGCTGGTCATCGACGGCGACGCCGTGGAAACCACCTTCGCGCTGGCCGCGCGCAACCTCCGTCAGGTCAATGTCCTGCCGGCCGGTGGCGCCAACGTCTATGACATCCTGAAGCACGACACGCTGGTACTGACCCGCGCCGCCGTCGAAAAGCTGGAGGCCCGCTTCAATGGCTAA
- the rplN gene encoding 50S ribosomal protein L14 has translation MIQMQSNLDVADNSGAKRVQCIKVLGGSKRRTAGVGDVIVVSIKEAAPRGRVKKGDVHRAVIVRTAKDIRRTDGSVIRFDGNAAVLVNKNEEPIGTRIFGPVVRELRSKGFMKIISLAPEVL, from the coding sequence ATGATTCAGATGCAATCCAACCTCGACGTCGCTGACAACAGCGGCGCGAAGCGGGTGCAGTGCATCAAGGTGCTGGGCGGCTCGAAGCGCCGCACGGCCGGTGTCGGCGACGTCATCGTCGTCAGCATCAAGGAAGCCGCTCCGCGCGGCCGCGTGAAGAAGGGTGACGTGCACCGCGCCGTCATCGTTCGCACCGCCAAGGACATCCGTCGCACCGACGGTTCGGTGATCCGCTTCGACGGCAACGCCGCGGTGCTGGTCAACAAGAACGAGGAGCCGATCGGCACCCGTATCTTTGGCCCGGTGGTCCGCGAGCTGCGCTCGAAGGGCTTCATGAAGATCATCTCGCTCGCCCCTGAGGTGCTGTAA
- the rplC gene encoding 50S ribosomal protein L3 has protein sequence MRTGVIAKKMGMTRLFQDDGRHVPVTVLQLEDVQVVARREKDRDGYVAVQLGAGTAKAKNVAKPQRGHFGKAEVTPKARVVEFRVADDALLDVGATIGADHYVAGQLVDVSGRTQGKGFAGAMKRWGFGGLRATHGVSVSHRSHGSTGQRQDPGKVFKNKKMAGHMGDRNRTQQNLQVVSTDVERGLIFIKGSVPGHKGSWLTVKDAVKVARHADAPYPAGLKSANSNDAAAPAATDGQEG, from the coding sequence ATGCGCACTGGCGTGATCGCGAAGAAAATGGGAATGACCCGGTTGTTCCAGGACGATGGGCGCCACGTGCCCGTCACCGTCCTGCAGCTGGAGGACGTGCAGGTCGTCGCCCGTCGTGAGAAGGATCGTGACGGTTACGTCGCGGTGCAGCTCGGCGCCGGCACCGCCAAGGCGAAGAACGTCGCCAAGCCGCAACGTGGCCATTTCGGCAAGGCCGAAGTGACCCCGAAGGCGCGCGTGGTCGAGTTCCGCGTGGCGGACGATGCGCTGCTGGATGTCGGTGCCACCATCGGTGCCGATCACTATGTCGCCGGCCAGCTGGTCGACGTTTCGGGCCGTACGCAGGGCAAGGGCTTTGCGGGCGCCATGAAGCGTTGGGGCTTCGGTGGTCTGCGCGCCACGCACGGCGTGTCGGTATCGCACCGTTCGCACGGTTCGACCGGTCAGCGTCAGGATCCGGGCAAGGTCTTCAAGAACAAGAAGATGGCCGGCCACATGGGCGACCGTAACCGCACGCAGCAGAATCTGCAGGTCGTATCGACCGACGTCGAACGCGGGCTGATCTTCATCAAGGGTTCGGTCCCCGGCCACAAGGGTAGCTGGCTGACGGTCAAGGACGCGGTGAAGGTCGCGCGCCATGCCGACGCGCCGTATCCCGCGGGCCTGAAGAGCGCCAACAGCAACGACGCGGCCGCACCGGCAGCGACCGACGGCCAGGAGGGCTGA
- the rplB gene encoding 50S ribosomal protein L2: MALKQYNPTTPSQRGLVLIDRSALYKGRPVKSLTEGKTKTGGRNNKGHVTSRGIAGGHKQRYRIIDFKRRLWDVEGTVERIEYDPNRTAFIALINYGADEAGKDRVAYIIAPQRLNVGDKVIAGKKTDVKPGNAMELGQVPVGTIVHNIEMKPGKGGQIARSAGTYVQVVGRDKGMVIVRLNSGEQRYIHAACMATIGAVSNPDNQNQNLGKAGRNRWLGHRPLTRGVAKNPVDHPHGGGEGRTSGGRHPVTPWGKPTKGARTRHNKATDKMIIRSRHAKKKG, translated from the coding sequence ATGGCACTCAAGCAATATAATCCGACCACGCCGTCGCAGCGTGGCCTGGTCCTGATCGACCGTTCGGCGCTGTACAAGGGCCGTCCGGTCAAGTCGTTGACCGAAGGCAAGACCAAGACCGGCGGTCGCAACAACAAGGGCCATGTGACCTCGCGCGGCATCGCCGGCGGTCACAAGCAGCGCTACCGCATCATCGACTTCAAGCGTCGCCTGTGGGACGTCGAGGGCACCGTGGAGCGGATCGAATATGATCCCAACCGCACCGCCTTCATCGCGCTGATCAACTATGGTGCGGACGAAGCGGGCAAGGACCGCGTCGCCTACATCATCGCGCCGCAGCGTCTGAACGTCGGCGACAAGGTGATCGCGGGCAAGAAGACCGACGTGAAGCCGGGCAACGCGATGGAACTGGGCCAGGTGCCGGTCGGCACGATCGTCCACAACATCGAGATGAAGCCGGGCAAGGGCGGTCAGATCGCTCGTTCGGCCGGCACGTACGTGCAGGTCGTCGGCCGCGACAAGGGCATGGTCATCGTTCGTCTGAACTCGGGTGAACAGCGCTACATCCACGCCGCCTGCATGGCGACGATCGGTGCGGTGTCGAACCCCGACAACCAGAACCAGAACCTGGGCAAAGCCGGTCGCAACCGCTGGCTCGGCCATCGTCCGCTTACCCGCGGCGTCGCCAAGAACCCGGTCGACCACCCGCACGGCGGTGGTGAAGGCCGGACCTCGGGCGGCCGTCACCCGGTCACCCCGTGGGGCAAGCCGACCAAGGGCGCGCGCACGCGGCACAACAAGGCGACGGACAAGATGATCATCCGTAGCCGTCACGCGAAGAAGAAGGGCTAA
- the rpsQ gene encoding 30S ribosomal protein S17 — MPKRVLTGMIVSDKTDKTVVVKVERKVKHPLYGKIIRRSKKYHAHDEGNEYREGETVRIEETAPISKLKTWKVIERVNTHATPAEVAAEA, encoded by the coding sequence ATGCCGAAGCGCGTGCTGACCGGGATGATCGTCTCGGACAAGACCGACAAGACGGTGGTGGTCAAGGTAGAGCGGAAGGTGAAGCACCCCCTCTACGGCAAGATCATCCGCCGTTCGAAGAAGTACCATGCCCATGACGAGGGCAATGAGTATCGCGAAGGCGAGACCGTGCGCATCGAAGAGACCGCGCCGATCTCGAAGCTGAAGACCTGGAAGGTGATCGAGCGGGTGAACACCCACGCGACGCCGGCGGAAGTCGCAGCCGAGGCGTAA
- the rplP gene encoding 50S ribosomal protein L16, whose protein sequence is MLQPKRTKFRKAFKGRIHGDAKGGTSLNFGSYGLKAMEPERITARQIEAARRAITRHIKRQGRLWIRIFPDLPVSSKPAEVRMGSGKGSPEFWVARVKPGRILFELDGVPGPLAAEAFSRAAMKLPIAVKVVARLGDTSHLEG, encoded by the coding sequence ATGCTGCAACCAAAGCGCACCAAGTTCCGCAAGGCCTTCAAGGGCCGCATCCATGGCGATGCCAAGGGCGGTACGTCGCTGAACTTCGGGTCGTACGGCCTGAAGGCGATGGAGCCGGAGCGGATCACCGCCCGCCAGATCGAAGCGGCCCGCCGCGCGATCACGCGTCACATCAAGCGCCAGGGCCGCTTGTGGATCCGGATCTTCCCGGATCTGCCGGTGTCGTCGAAGCCGGCCGAAGTCCGCATGGGCTCGGGCAAGGGCTCGCCCGAATTCTGGGTCGCCCGCGTCAAGCCGGGTCGGATCCTGTTCGAACTGGACGGCGTGCCCGGCCCGCTCGCCGCGGAGGCGTTCTCGCGCGCCGCGATGAAGCTGCCGATCGCGGTCAAGGTCGTTGCCCGTCTGGGCGACACCTCGCACCTGGAGGGTTGA
- the rplX gene encoding 50S ribosomal protein L24, which yields MAAAKIKKGDTVIVLSGKDKGKTGQVTQSMPKDGKVVVSGVNIAVRHKKPNQADPQGGLVRSEAPLHVSKVAHVVDGKPTRVRFEVRDGKKVRVAVKGGEVING from the coding sequence ATGGCTGCTGCGAAGATCAAGAAGGGCGACACCGTGATCGTCCTGTCGGGCAAGGACAAGGGCAAGACCGGCCAGGTCACCCAGTCGATGCCGAAGGATGGCAAGGTCGTCGTTTCCGGCGTCAACATCGCCGTTCGCCACAAGAAGCCGAACCAGGCCGACCCGCAGGGCGGTCTGGTGCGCTCGGAAGCGCCGCTGCACGTCAGCAAGGTCGCGCACGTCGTCGACGGCAAGCCGACCCGCGTTCGTTTCGAAGTGCGTGACGGCAAGAAGGTCCGGGTCGCCGTGAAGGGCGGGGAGGTCATCAATGGCTGA
- the rplV gene encoding 50S ribosomal protein L22: protein MSKQAAPRRVGDKEALAVATQVRGSAQKLNLVAALIRNRKAGDAMNILAFSKKAMAVDVRKCLASAIANAENNHNLDVDALVVKEASVGKSITMKRFATRGRGKSTRILKPFSRVRIVVSEVEEA, encoded by the coding sequence ATGAGCAAGCAGGCAGCACCCCGCCGCGTTGGTGACAAGGAAGCTCTGGCGGTCGCGACCCAGGTCCGCGGCTCGGCGCAGAAGCTGAACCTCGTCGCCGCGCTCATCCGCAACCGCAAGGCCGGTGACGCGATGAACATCCTCGCCTTCTCGAAGAAGGCGATGGCGGTCGACGTCCGCAAGTGCCTCGCTTCGGCGATCGCGAACGCGGAAAACAACCACAACCTCGACGTCGACGCGCTCGTCGTCAAGGAAGCCTCGGTCGGCAAGTCGATCACGATGAAGCGTTTTGCGACCCGCGGTCGCGGCAAGTCGACGCGCATCCTGAAGCCGTTCAGCCGCGTGCGCATCGTCGTGTCCGAGGTGGAGGAAGCGTAA